Proteins encoded in a region of the Hippocampus zosterae strain Florida chromosome 11, ASM2543408v3, whole genome shotgun sequence genome:
- the flrt3 gene encoding leucine-rich repeat transmembrane protein FLRT3, whose protein sequence is MVRQCKAFTLSLIRVGLLLGLANPLVTSASCPSACRCDGTFIYCNDRGLTSIPTGLPLDATVLYLQNNRIKSSGIPAELSRLTNVEKIYLYCNNLDEFPTNLPLGLKELHLQENNIRMITHATLAQIPYIEELHLDDNSVSAVSIEEGAFRDSNHLRLLFLSRNHLSTIPSGLPMSIEELRFEDNRISSISEQSLQDLINLKRLILDGNLLNNRGIGEMAFINLINLTELSLVRNSLTSPPANLPGTSLEKLQLQDNHINRVPPGAFAFLRQLYRLDLSGNNLSSLPQGVFEDLDNLTQLLLRNNPWQCTCRMKWVRDWLRSLPTKVNVRGFMCQGPDKVKGMALKDLTTDMFDCTDLEFIPTYETSTVSNTLRPSQPHWPSFVTKRPGVKGPNMGRNYHGTTMSSGRKIITISVKSSSADTVHISWRVSQPMTALRLSWLKLGHSPAFGSITETIVQGERTEYLLTALEPESSYRICMVPMETSNIYLADETPVCIETETGSHKSHNPTTTLNREQEKEPYKNSNLPLAAIIGGAVALLAIIMLALVCWYVHRNGSLFSRNCTYNKGRRRKDDYAEAGTKKDNSILEIRETSFQMIPINQLPVSKEEFVIHTIFPPNGLSLYKSPQNENNINNRSYRDSGIPDSDYSHS, encoded by the coding sequence GCAACAGTGCTGTACCTACAAAACAATCGCATAAAGAGCTCAGGAATCCCAGCAGAGCTCAGCAGGCTCACAAATGTGGAAAAGATCTACCTTTACTGCAACAATCTAGATGAGTTCCCCACTAACCTTCCTCTCGGGCTGAAAGAGCTCCATCTCCAGGAGAACAACATTCGCATGATTACGCACGCAACTTTAGCACAGATTCCTTATATTGAGGAACTTCACCTGGACGACAACTCAGTGTCAGCAGTCAGTATCGAAGAGGGGGCCTTTAGGGACAGCAATCACCTAAGATTGCTTTTCCTCTCGAGGAACCACCTAAGTACTATCCCCTCAGGCCTACCCATGAGCATTGAGGAGTTGCGCTTTGAAGACAACCGAATCTCATCCATTTCTGAACAGTCGCTGCAAGATCTCATCAACCTGAAGCGACTAATATTGGATGGAAATCTGCTCAATAACCGTGGAATTGGAGAGATGGCTTTCATCAATCTGATTAATCTGACAGAGCTCTCGTTGGTGAGGAACTCCCTGACATCACCACCAGCTAACCTGCCAGGCACAAGTTTGGAGAAGCTGCAGCTACAAGATAATCACATTAATAGGGTGCCGCCAGGGGCTTTCGCTTTTCTTAGGCAACTTTACCGCTTGGACCTATCTGGAAACAACCTGAGCAGCCTCCCAcaaggtgtatttgaagatcTGGACAATCTCACACAGCTTTTGCTACGCAACAACCCCTGGCAATGCACTTGCAGAATGAAATGGGTGCGCGACTGGCTCCGGTCATTGCCGACAAAAGTAAATGTGCGAGGATTCATGTGCCAGGGGCCTGATAAGGTAAAAGGCATGGCTCTAAAAGACTTAACTACAGACATGTTTGACTGCACGGATTTAGAATTTATTCCCACGTACGAGACAAGCACAGTCTCCAACACTCTGCGCCCCTCACAGCCACACTGGCCCTCGTTTGTGACTAAAAGGCCTGGAGTAAAGGGACCAAATATGGGCAGAAATTACCATGGCACCACCATGTCATCAGGCAGAAAGATCATCACAATCAGCGTGAAGTCAAGTAGCGCAGATACAGTTCACATATCCTGGAGGGTATCGCAGCCCATGACCGCCCTTCGACTCAGCTGGCTGAAGCTTGGACACAGCCCTGCATTTGGCTCCATCACTGAAACAATTGTACAGGGGGAGAGGACAGAGTACCTGCTCACTGCGCTGGAGCCAGAGTCTTCCTACAGGATATGTATGGTTCCCATGGAGACCAGCAATATCTACCTAGCAGACGAGACGCCCGTGTGCATAGAGACGGAGACCGGCTCTCATAAATCGCATAACCCAACCACGACTTTAAACCGAGAGCAGGAGAAAGAGCCTTACAAAAATTCAAATCTGCCTTTGGCTGCTATCATCGGAGGGGCTGTTGCACTTTTGGCAATAATCATGTTGGCATTGGTGTGTTGGTACGTGCACAGGAACGGCTCACTTTTTTCAAGGAACTGCACCTACAATAAAGGCCGTCGAAGAAAGGATGACTATGCCGAAGCTGGCACTAAGAAGGACAACTCAATTCTAGAAATAAGAGAGACTTCGTTTCAAATGATACCAATAAATCAGCTTCCAGTGTCCAAGGAGGAGTTTGTGATACACACAATCTTTCCACCTAATGGCCTGAGTTTATACAAGAGCCCACAAAACGAAAACAATATCAACAACAGGAGCTACAGAGACAGTGGAATACCAGATTCGGactactcccattcatga